A DNA window from Macadamia integrifolia cultivar HAES 741 chromosome 4, SCU_Mint_v3, whole genome shotgun sequence contains the following coding sequences:
- the LOC122076373 gene encoding NHP2-like protein 1 — translation MTVEAVNPKAYPLADAQLTITILDLIQQAANYKQLKKGANEATKTLNRGISEFIVMAADTEPLEILLHLPLLAEDKNVPYVFVPSKQALGRACGVTRPVISCSVTSNEGSQLKSQIEQLKVPFHLTLL, via the exons ATG ACTGTGGAAGCAGTAAATCCGAAGGCTTACCCACTGGCAGACGCTCAGCTGACTATAACCATTCTTGACCTCATTCAACAAGCCGCCAACTATAAACAGCTCAAAAAGGGTGCTAATGAAG CAACTAAGACTTTGAATAGGGGAATTTCGGAGTTTATAGTCATGGCAGCTGACACTGAACCTCTAGAAATCCTTCTCCATCTTCCCCTGCTTGCTGAAGACAAG AATGTGCCATATGTGTTTGTCCCTTCTAAGCAAGCCCTTGGTCGAGCATGTGGAGTCACAAGGCCTGTCATTTCTTGCTCTGTGACGAGCAACGAGGGAAGCCAGTTAAAATCCCAAATAGAGCAACTGAAGGTACCATTCCATCTGACATTATTATGA